In Glycine max cultivar Williams 82 chromosome 10, Glycine_max_v4.0, whole genome shotgun sequence, the DNA window ATCTGGTATGTTGATGGGATTTTTTAGGTTTATCTCCATGACATActttaataagaaaaacaattaagCTGTATGACATCTtcgttttaatatattaaaggtAGTACAGCAGCAGAGATCCCTATATGTGGTGGTCCAATCTTTTACCGGAAAATGGTTTTTTGTGTATTTCGCCAATAAAAAAGCATGTTAACTTTGATTTTATCTTGAAGATAATGTAAATAAAAACGTTACCTTGAAATTATTTGAGAATATgtacttaaaaaacaaaatagatgcATGTTTATATAAGTAGACTTTTAGACAGTTTGAATACTTTCAATATTTGGACGGTTTGTGTTATAGATCAAATTGACGTACATATTTTTCCTGACAAGTGAACATGCTATGtgctaaaaaaaactcatttagttcatttgtttctttataaaatacaataaatgcaccaataaagtaaaaaagattaCATTAGATCAGTtcatttaaacttatttttttaaaaaatattttataaaacaaataactttatgttttttttatgtttgtccAACTTCTTTCtgcttaagaaaaataattttttgtttattttgagtACATCTTATctgtttattaaataaatgtttttttagaagtgcttattttaaaattacttattttaagtttaaataaattggttcatggtaaactaattaaaaatatctaatataattctaaaagaaaaatgtgacttttttaagataaaaaaatcttcagacAAAAAACATCTACGACAGACGAAAAAATCtttaatataatgaaaattgAGTAAACAGTAAACGAACAAAAGCCGTCCGAGCAAATAGCATGGAAAATTCTTATATCCTCCTTAGTAGGATAAAATTCTTATAGTTGAGAAAACAGTATTAAACTGAGAAGCTTCAATGGATTTTGGTAAGTTGTCCAAGTAGAGCTCCCAGCCAGCAACTTCATCCTCCCATTTGTGAACTCATTTGCCAGCGACACAATCGTTTTATAAGCAGTGGATTCAGGTTCATAGGCATCAGGAGGAATGCCAGTACCTTTCGTCCACAGCACTAGGTCAATCTGGTTCTCTATGCCACGGATGTTGGCTTTAAGGAAGTGAAGGGATGTTTCTTCAGAAACTCATCAAATGCAGTTCTCCCAACCTGTCCCATCCATGAGAAAATcgacaaataaagaaaaaatacccAATTCCAATAAATTAGGTTCAACCATTCAAGTTTACCTCCCAAATGACAAACAAAACATGCATATGTTTTCCAAcccaaaatgaaaagagaaatgcATCATAGCTCTTAGTTAATGCAGAATCTctccaaaacacacacacacacacacacaaatccAATAATATGATGCAAAGTGAGCATGTACATATCAGAAGAAGCAAATAAATTCAGATACCTGTCGTTCAATTCGCCACAAGAACTGGAAACCTTTCTCATAGGGAACCTGAGAATAGACATTATCAGGGTCAATTCCTTCCTGATTATTTTTTAGCTTTGTAAACTCTAAGTTGTCCTTGAACCTCTCAACATCCTCATTCAAACCCCTCCAACCAATTCCAATATTCAACGTGGCTCTCTGTTCTCCTTGTACGGCCTCCACAATCCTCCTCTCCGCATAAGTAGTGAAGCCTTAAAACCACAATCAAGAACAACAATTTGATGATCACAAAttcataaatgtttattttgatgttaCTCTAATCTAATCATTATATGCACATGATTATCTTCAAAATAACATTCAATTAATCACAAATGTATAATATAACACATAATTGAAGACTTTGTTTTAAAGTAAAAGATGCTGGTTATTTGTTCCTAAAGAGTATTAAAACCTTACACAAtgaacagagaaaaaaaaaaaagaaaattcatccAAGCGTAATATTTCCTTGATGGCTATTGTAAGTCTACAAATATGGATAACAAGTTTAAGATATAGTTAGTTgatacaattttaaataaacaagaaaagaaaaacacatcCCAATTGCTATTGACACAGTCTCACTGCTTTTCTTCCAATTTCATCTACTTGCGGACGAGTCATTTTGACTAAGTAAAACTTAATAATTTCACTTTTGAGATTCTCAATTCTATGGTTAATATTATCATCCTGAAAAAGTATCTTTATCTTCAACAACTAATAATAGTGTGACAATGCATCAAAGGCTCTAATTCCATTACAAAGTAATATGAGGGAAAtccaaaaaaacaatatttactGAGTTGGTAGTGACACCTTTGATTCCATTGACAATGAATGAAAGCAAATCTTATGGCTTTGTCTCTGCTTCTCATGGAGATGGTGCAAACTTATACTTTTGATCTTTGCCATGTTACTATTATATTCCATTCTTTCATCAACAATAAAGTTGTTGGATTCTTTCATCAACAACGAAGGTGTCCCAtacataaatttgatttttggaagCTTCACCAATCCCAGCTTTCACTTTCAGAAGCTACATATAATTGTAATATGAATAAGAGAACAAAATTCAAAAGGTCACAAGACATGTAAGCACTAATAGGTAAAAAGAAGACATTGCTAGTCTATTAATTGTTATCAACACTACCCTTGTGAATTGTAATAATTCACTTTCAAACACAACACTAATAAAGTAACTTTGATAGCAAATTTGTACAATGTAGTCGATTCTTAAAGGCAATTAAAGTTTAGAAACAAcattagaaaaattaagaaaataaagcacAATCAAAATACCTCTTTGAAAGtaaacaaacacacaaaattTCTCCACAAAACTTCTAACCCTTGTCATTACCCGAACTcaactgacaaaaacttataataattaGTGGTGGTTTCTTAATTGTCAAGTTATCCTGTAATTTGCTTGGTTACATTCTTAACTTTTTACAATCTCTTGCATTTCAACCTcataaaacattataaaaattcAAGCATGTTAGTGAAATCAAATCACAAAAAGTAATTTCATTTCAAAGGATCACCAATTATATTTAGGCACTTGTTCGTCATACCAAAACAAACATAACACACACGGAATAAAATCTAGAATTTCAAGATGTATGGAATGAACCTAAACTATTTTTGGATTCTACAAAATATATTCTTGAATCTTAACTCAAGCATGACAAAGACATTGACGGGAAATCACACTTAAACATATGGCTAAACTTTTCGATCCCCTTTATCTTTcttaatacaatattattgttaGTTGGTTAACGCTAATAGTGAAAATGGTTAACTTTTTTTACTAGTTGGTTAGTAGGTTTATCTAATATGCGACCTAATCTCATTTGAAAGAACAAATCCTATGAGAATCAAAAGGAACAAACCATATTGGTTAAGGTTCtcatataaaaatcaaaacacaaaTTCATACAAGAAACCTATATCAAATTAGAGAAGGATTGCACATGAGAAATGGACAAACCTATACAATATTATTGTTACCTGGTTAACACTCTTAGTGAAAATGGTTAAGTTTTTTGACTAATTGATTAATAGGTTTATCTGATATGCGACCTAATCTCATTCGAAAGAACAAACTCTATGAGAATCAAAAGGAATACACCATATTGGTTAAGGTTCTCATAAAAATCATAACACAAATTCATACAAGAAACCATACATCAAATTAGAGAAGGAATGCACATGAGAGATAAACAAACCTAACATGAGAGAGATGATCCACAACTATCGATAGACACAAACATATGAGAATTGCAACCCTTGTGCCATAGAGAAGCATATCAACATGCGTGTGTGAGTAAGACAAATCTCGAGGACATATTATTGTAGCAAAAACCTCCAACGACGATGACAACAGTTTTCAAGATAAACAATGGTGGTTTCTGAGAATGTCAATGATGACTTTTGGGTGAAAACAATACCGTTAGAGAAACTCAAGTTCAGATCCAACGGATTTTACACTTTGCCCctctatttttatgttttctaatgtttttaaaaaaaaaaaaaagttttttaatttttaaaaaaggaattttttgattaaaaaataccaTGTAGGGAGGTGGTTGTTGAGTGTATTTTACTATTGAGTGGTATGTGTATAATGTTCACCGATAATTATCTTAATAGCCCTCCTTTATTTAGTGACAGCTGTCTAAGATGGGTTAGTTTAGTCTCCTTACAGAAACTTACTAATTGCACCCCATTTTGATAAGTATACCCCAATCTttctttttaaatcttaaataccGATTATatcctttctttcatctctCTCACACGTTCTTTCTTCAATGAATAGGCAGCAGTATTACCCGTGCATAAAAATACTCTCTTTCAATGATCATGTGATAATTTACATTATTGTTgatttgttgttgatttttaagaattgtataaagatgaaaaaattatctttcaatttttcaaatcaaaattaaaaattataaaaatgacacGTCTTAGGTTTGCACAtgtttatatctttattttttactttaattaatttaatcatttttatgatAACTTTAATGGATACGTTAGATCTAAAATTCaaccaaatcaaaataaaataataaaaaataaatgaaaaaaattagaattgaactaaaattatgaatttttaaaattaaaaattaaaaatgcataTCAAGAATTAAAGAGAGATCAAACTTGCAATTTAGTCAAAATTAGGTCGTTCCTTCCTACATTTTTCAAGTtgctttgtgtattttttttcagaatATTTTTTGACCTCTTGGATTGatcattttggaagaaaaaaaagtgcatTCAAAATGTAATTTACATTCCAGATTAACAATTCTAGAGGGAAAAGGGGAGTGCAGGAAATAACTGGAAGTGTAGGAAGCAATAAtcccaaaattaaaagaagggTTGGGTCTAATCCAACAACGAAGGGGATTTGGGCCATCGTGGAAGTAGAGAAGCCGGCCCATAGATACTCCAGCCTAACGTCAtcgataaaataaaatggatgaaATATATGCAATCGCGCACGCACATTCACAACACAACACAGAAgcggaaaaaagaagaaggaagaaaagttAGCAGTAGTTTGGCGTGGTAATTGGTAGAGCGAGAAACAGAGAAATGGACGATTACACGAGGGAAATGATGGACCTGAAGACACTGGTCACTCGCACTCTCGAGAAGAAAGGCGTCCTCGCCAGGATCCGTGTACATACACACCTTAGGGTTTCCTCTTCCCAATTCCTCACCGTAGATCCATTCAATTCTCAACTTAGGGTTATTCTTCCGTTTTCTTTTTGTCTCAGGCCGAACTCAGGGCGAGTGTGTTCGAAGCCATCGAAGAGGAAGATCGTGTGATTGAGAAGGAACAAGGTCTACCTCCTGCATTGCTAGGTAGTTGCAACGATCGAGCTAAGCAGCTTCACGCTTCTCCTCCAGGTCCTCTTCTTCTCGATCCCTAACCTAGTTTCTGTTCATGTTTGAATATTGGAATATTCTAAGATTCTCTCGTCGTGTTGTCACCGTTACATGACCTGAATATATAACGAGCTTCATTTACGGTTATTACTTGTTGTTCCTTTGCTCGTAATCTTTCCGATCTGACTTATCGTTTGTAtatgaaaaatgttttgttGCATGTCATAAATCTTATGCTGTTAGTGCTATGATTTTTGTAGGTTATTATGCTATGAATGCGCCGCATTCGTAGCTATATTTTGTTTAAGTTTTGGTATTCGCTGTGCAGGGAGACTTCTTACGGCAATGATATGTGAATACCTTGACTGGGCGCAGCTCAGTCATACGCTAAAAGTTTATCTTCCGGAATGTAATTTGGTAATTAATGAatccttgtttttatttttccatagtATTTGTGTTCCTGTTTTCTGTTGCtttctgttaattttttttttccgttgTGAGGCATTTGGCTGAATAAACATTTTTGCAGGAGAAAGATTTTTGGAAGACAGAGCTTAAGGAATTTAGTACCAAAAATGGATATGATCTCAACAGAAACAGAGATAGTCCTCTGCTCTTGGATGTGCTTGAAGGATTCTTGAAGCTCGAGGTTTTTCAATTAGTTGCTTTCATGATATTGTTTTTTCATCTGTTCTGTGCTTTCATTCTCTGCCGATCTTTTTAGATAATGATTTTTGTACTAAAGTGTGCTTAGGAGGGGTTTTGTTTAGCATCCCGAAGTATAGGAATCAAGGCCTTGTTTGATTGAACATTTGCCAGGCACTTTTATGGGAAATTTTTAGTTCTGTTCAAGCTAGTAAGCAGTTCCCATACTTTATGACACAGCTTGTGAACTAGTCTCTTTGCACTTATGTTCTATTTTGCATGCAGTGCTTCAGTTGGGTTAGCTCTAGGCCTTGTTGCAATAGGACCTATGCAAAATGTTTTTGTAGGGTCTTGAGGTAGGATTCATTTTTATTGTAAGTAGAAATGATGTAGTGAAATTTGAGACTTGAGACTTCATTTTTGGAGATTTGGAAAGGAAACTGTTGATTGTAGTTAAGTTGATGAGATAATGATATATAGGCAGCCTGGATTGAATGACCTACATGCTATAACCTGATTTTTGGGGTGATTCATAAACCCTTCTTTGATTGAGTTGTgttgtgcatgtgcatgtgcacaTATATGACTACAAGGATAAATTAATCTTAGAAAGAAAAATCAAGAAGTCAGATGTTTGCTTAAAGTGGTGTAGGTAGTTGGCTACTTTCTGTTGATGATAGTATACTGGGGAAATCTACATTTGCATTGTGCAGTgctaaatattaaatgatatcAAACCCTTGGTAGACCATTTCTTGTGTAAAGCATAGTTAATGCTTATTAGAACTGATGCAAATGTGTACTGACTTCTGATTAATCGTGTGGTGAATATTCTTCTGTAGAATTTATCCCAAGCAAGAGCTAGTGGTAGGAGATTTGCCACCTCAGAAACTGAGCCTTTACCGAACTCAGAATCACAGAATCCCCGAAGGCATTCTTCCTCATCTGTTGCCGGTGGCTTACCTCCACTAGGAAGGTGCATAGCTGACCTTATTTCTCTACAAGTTGTCTAGTAttactttattatttcatgttttGATGTTCCTAGATcttctcaatttcatttttggtaGACATTTTTTAAGTAATCACCTGTTTGTTGCAGGGCTGTTCCTTCATCTCAGGCATCTGGTGGGTATTTCCTGTAATTGACTTTTTACCTTACATTATGCTTGAAATTTCCTATAATTTACACTCTAGCATTCAGATAGAAGAGGAGGATCCTCCATGCCTGCTTATAGGAAGGATGAGTACAATTGGCGATATGACAGTGATGAACTTCCTGAGGACATAATTCAAGCTTCAAGTGCTTTGGAAAATCTTCAATTGGACAGAAAAGCTCGGAATCTAACATCTTCTTGGCGGTTCGTTTTGATGCAACTCTGGTTCTATTCTTGTTACTAGTTACAAAGCATTTAAATTTTGGATCTTATCACCATCTCAATGGTTGGTTCTGAAGATattgaaaaaaacataaatattttctgATTGTCTTTGTTTTGCAGACACGCTGGAGATGGTATCAATGAGGATGATGGCAGGGCTGATCACGTGTAGGGACAGACATCACTTGCATAATTGCAATCTGCTCCTGTATTTTACTGTGTATTCTTAATTTTCTGCCTCTGATGATGATTGAATGAGCCTAATTTGATGTAAGATCatttaattgtgatttttttagttttttttatgagcTATTTTCTCTCTACAGTTTCCCTTTTTGGCTTATAGTTGAAAATTTATTGAGTTTCGATAGTTTTAGCTCATGCTTGCAAACATAAAAGCACCAAATTAAGGGCCATATATTTTTTAGCATCTAGTAAAAAATGTTTTGCGAGTGAAAGATTGAATTTAAGACCTATGTTCTATTGATTGCTTAGACGGTACGAAAGTTTACCCCCTTTTAACAATGATTGAATATGAGAACATTGAATCTTTTCACGAGTTTAATACACTTTTTAAGCACTGTTATTATTGTCCTAAATTAATTGGAAACTAGGTTTTTTCCTTTGGTCTCTTTTCTTATGTAATCAGCTCTATCCATAGTTTTACagtttttaataacttttagtcGATAATAATGTTTTAGGAAGAGTTTGGCAGAGTATGTTGCTGCTACTCTCTCCATTGAGCCTACCTTTTTAATACTGCTTTCTTCAATTGGGTAATGAATGCGGCTGTTTTATGTAGTTTCATTCCATTCTATTCTATCAAGTTAATACAATTGGCGGTAGATTCTTTCTGTTCCGGAACATGTTAGTGCTGCTTGTGAAAAAATCTTCCTATGTGGATCTTTCTTTAAGTTATAGATCTCACTAGtaaaacatttttctaatttaaacacATCGAAATGAAGGAAACAAATATcagtaataatattttaaaaaaaaatgccacTTTTAAAATGTATACATTGCACATTGATTCGGTACCATATCTGTAACCCTTTGTCAGAGCATTAAGAAAATCGAACTTTGCATGAATCTGCTTAATTTTAAGGTATATATGAATCAATAACCTAGCACTTAACTTTGCACATATATAAACAAACATCtacgatttttttaaaaattacattgcaCAACTTGAATTTTGAAGTCTTGCTAATCCTCTAAAAATCATCCATGAAAAGGGCTATTTTTTCAATGACTTTAGATATGAAACCCAACATTAAACCTAACTAAGAATTCATACATTCTTCGCACCTTATCTCTGAATGAGCAATTCAACAAAACCCACTCGTgtactataatttttttgaaatctgAAACCATTAATAGGAGGGGTGAATTTGACAGCTCAGTGGAAAACCCATCACGAGATCATGTTGGACTATAATGGCTCTAGTTGTGTTCACCAGGAAAAATATCAAGTTAAGTATGCAGGAACTTAGTTCAGCAACTGTTaagacaaaccaaaaaaaaatgtagaaaacCAAAATTGTAACTctaattaattgtaaatttgTCTTCCAATTTTTTGGAACATATAACGAGCaaattatgttcatattataACAATGTAATATCTTATACTCTTTttattaacacttttttttattgttttttcatataattatcTTGATTAGGGAAGgtcaaaattatgttaaaaaaacgAAATATCGAGTATAATTTCATGAAATTTCTAGAATTATGAGAATAATTTACCCTATAACTTATCACATGTGATTTGTTTCTGTATCATGCTCATGAGAAAATCATATATAAGTAATTAGTCTAAATGTTTcatcattaatataaatatacagATTTAAATAACGCCCTTatgcatataattaataatacaaaatatacttaatattcatcataaaatttattagatacAATACAAGCAATGCAAGCTGTTTCAGATAATTTAAGATAACTTAACAAACGcataacttatatatatatatatatatatatatatatatatatatatatagagagagagagagagagagagagagagagagagagagagagagagagagagagagagaaacaattataaatatttgttataagCAGTACTGAGTATATTCTATAAATAGTGTTGTACATTTTTCATGGAACAACTCTTGACCCTTGGGTCTTTTTTTCAAGtcaaagatattttcaaaaatagaaaGTGCAAAAGAGAGTAAGGTTTGGGGAAACGCTGGGTTCATTAGATTGTCTGAAGAAAAGGTTGCACTATACTAAATTAAGAAGAGGGAAAGATGAGGAAAAGTTGCCTAAAATGGTGGTTAGTTGGAGGTCAAAGTCTAAACCCCGCCAAGccaataaaatttagaaaacaaaaactgCCGAAGCCAAAAGCCCTTTGGAAATTCCTTCCACCACCAAACCAAACCAACTCATTTTGTTCTTCTCtaattccctttttttttatcatggaaTAAGGAAAGGAGAAACAGACAAACTATACCAATTCCCCCCAAAGCCTTGTCTCTCTTCCAAATCTACAATCAAATCTTCAAACACCTTTTCATCCAATCCTTAAAAATCGTTACAAGGAATTATCAAAATACTAAATTTCTCAACATATCTATCTAAGAAGGTacgataaaacaaataaaaatgttttctttattaTCTACAAATTGATCACATTTTCTTGAGTTTAGAATCTTGCCTTTGCAATTTTAAGAGCTCCGCATGTTTCAATTTGATTGTTTCTGTTCTGGCAATAAACTTTGATGCCACTTGgttattgttcaatttcataGTGATTGATGAAACCCCATTCTGGATTTATTTGATAGATGGTTAATGATGGGGTCTCTGAATTGATTATGATCTCAAATCCTGTTGCAGGTTTTGGACACTTCACTAACATCTTTTGATGATTTCCACTTTTACATCTTATGGTGTCAGTATTTCTTAATAGGCATTTGATTTCTAGATCTTGTGACTTGGGCTCAGTTACGTAGATGAGATGGTGTAGATAGGGAAACTAGGCTTTTCCATATTGTCATTgacttttatttaatgaattatttgTTGGTCAGTTGTGTATGAGACTATGTAAGGGATGATGGTATCAGCTACAATTAGGCGAATTGTGTCGCCCTGTTGGAGACCATTTGAGGGTGAAATTTCTAGTAGGCATGGAGATGCAAGTGGACGTGCTAATGGTTTGTTGTGGTATAAAGATTCAGGAAGACATTCGAATGGTGAATTCTCAATGGCAGTAATTCAAGCAAACAATTTGTTAGAGGATCAAAGCCAGCTTGAATCTGGCCCCTTGAGCTTAACTGAGGGAAATCCTCAAGGAACTTTTGTTGGTATATACGATGGGCATGGAGGTCCAGAAGCTGCCCGGTTTGTCAATGAccgtttatttaaaaatatcaagagtatgtttttcttctttcttcatccTGCAACACAAATTGCTATTTCTGGAAATAACATTAGAAATTGACTGAATTACCAATTTAATCCCTGAAATGGTAAGATATGGTCCTTGGAGTTCTAAATTGTCAATGAATGTAATCTATTTGTGAGCTAATGTCATGTAATGCTCTTAGAAAGTTTGAGTTGGCATGTTTTACTGACTCAATGGTTGATCTTAATGCAGAGTTTACTTCAGAAAATAATGGAATGTCAGCTGATGTTATCAATAAAGCATTCTTGGCAACTGAAGAAGAATTTCTTTCTTTGGTAGAGAATCAGTGGCTGCACAAGCCGCTAATAGCATCAGTTGGATCTTGCTGTTTGATAGGCATAATATGTAGTGGGGAGCTCTATATTGCAAATGCAGGAGATTCTCGAGCAGTATTAGGTAGACTGGATGAGGCTACGAAAGATATTAAAGCTATTCAACTATCCGCGGAGCACAATGCTAGCCGTGCATCTGTCAGAGAAGAGTTGCGCTCATTGCATCCTAATGATCCGCAGATTGTCGTTATGAAGCACCGGGTCTGGCGCGTCAAGGGTCTCATTCAGgtgacttttcatttttatctcaagattcattttctttattcgTGGGATACACATGCACACACTCAAGGTCTGTGTTAATCTCAAGATTCAATGTTTTGCTTGGATAACAAttgatcttttttctttttgtacttaACTATCCTATATTGCTTATTTAGACTTTTCCGTATGTCTCTAACTGCATAAGGCAACCGAATACAAATCTGCTTGAGTTGCAATCTTGTTGAAAGTCTCAGTGATATTCAATTTGTCAGATTATTAGTGCTTTCATGTCTTTAGCAAAACTGGCCTTTGTGGATGCGGTTGTTTgggaattaattttatataatgcaCAGTGGTTTGCGTTAGGAGGTTATCTTATCTGTTTAGCCAATTTTGTGTTGTGCAATTCTGCACCATTCCACATCATTGCGTCATTACTGGATTGAACAGCCATTTTATTCCTACAACTATTTCACCAACTTCAAACTAGTCCTTGTACTTGAAAACCCCTCCTCAAGTccttgaattataaaaaaaaatagccatGTTTGTCTTCAAACCATCAAAAAGTCAAGcaacacaaaatgaaaaaaaatgttgagaaAGATCAGCCTTTTAAATGAATCTTAATACCTCAAGGGATTAGTCTCTCTGGTTTTCAGCCAGAGAATACCCTAGGTTCatgaaaaaataccaaaaagtcACTCTAGTCTTTATTTAGGGGATAAtgagattgatttttttatagttttttaggACCTAAAGAGAGGTTTTTTTAAGCAGAAAGATTAATTTGAAGTCAATGGTAAAAGTTAGTGGACTAAAGTCACCGTTCACTTCACTCCCCCATTCCTTTTCGAGGCGTATTCTGTTTCTTGTTAATACACTAGCCTCATTCGAGGCTTccaattatgttattttgtgGCCCACGTAGAGAACTCATGAATATGTTTGTAGTAGTTTGAATGAATGTATGGTGATTTATGGCTCTAGCGTTCTTGTTGGCCAAGTTGGTTTTGCCTTGGCACTAGGTAAGTTTGTTTTCTTGTGATCTCAAGGGTTACAAAATCTTGCAAACAGCCTCTCTGCTTGTGGTAAGGTTGTGTATACCTACCCTTTTCAGACCCCACAGGGTGAGAGCCTCATGCACTAAGCCTCCCTTGTGTTATTGTAATTTGTTAATAGGCAATAGCTAGCAAATACATAGAAAGGAACTTTAGTGATATATGTGACTGCTACCAAGAAACTTTGTAGGAATTAACTAGTGTGAT includes these proteins:
- the LOC100785413 gene encoding probable protein phosphatase 2C 38 isoform X1 — protein: MMVSATIRRIVSPCWRPFEGEISSRHGDASGRANGLLWYKDSGRHSNGEFSMAVIQANNLLEDQSQLESGPLSLTEGNPQGTFVGIYDGHGGPEAARFVNDRLFKNIKKFTSENNGMSADVINKAFLATEEEFLSLVENQWLHKPLIASVGSCCLIGIICSGELYIANAGDSRAVLGRLDEATKDIKAIQLSAEHNASRASVREELRSLHPNDPQIVVMKHRVWRVKGLIQISRSIGDAYLKKAEFNKAPLLPKFRLSEPFDQPILKAEPAILVQQLCPQDQFLILASDGLWERLSNQEAVNIVQSCPRNGAAKKLVKTALCEAAKKREMRYSDLRKIDRGVRRHFHDDITVIVLYLDSNFLFHANSRVPLVSIKGGGDSGYDIGIIDA
- the LOC100784351 gene encoding tonneau 1b-like protein, which translates into the protein MDDYTREMMDLKTLVTRTLEKKGVLARIRAELRASVFEAIEEEDRVIEKEQGLPPALLGSCNDRAKQLHASPPGRLLTAMICEYLDWAQLSHTLKVYLPECNLEKDFWKTELKEFSTKNGYDLNRNRDSPLLLDVLEGFLKLENLSQARASGRRFATSETEPLPNSESQNPRRHSSSSVAGGLPPLGRAVPSSQASDRRGGSSMPAYRKDEYNWRYDSDELPEDIIQASSALENLQLDRKARNLTSSWRHAGDGINEDDGRADHV